The Dendropsophus ebraccatus isolate aDenEbr1 chromosome 3, aDenEbr1.pat, whole genome shotgun sequence genomic interval TGAAATTATGTCATCCTTGTAAAGACATCCAAATGTGTAAGAGTTAGCATTGATgacatttttatctttctattctggtcattttttattgatttattattattattattattaataataataataataataataataataatgatgataataataatattaatagtacCAACTTAAAATAATATATTCTGTATTTATCTTTTTTAGGTGTTTCCCCAAGAAAAGCATCTGATCTATTGTAAACATGCCCGAACAAAGTAATGATTATAGAGTAGTGGTATTTGGAGCTGGAGGTGTGGGTAAAAGCTCCCTGGTTCTACGCTTTGTAAAAGGTACATTTCGAGAAAGCTACATACCAACTATTGAAGACACCTACAGGCAAGTGATCAGCTGTGACAAAAGCATATGTACTTTGCAAATTACCGACACTACTGGAAGCCACCAATTTCCAGCTATGCAACGCCTCTCTATATCAAAGGGACATGCCTTTATTTTGGTTTACTCCGTCACCAGCAGGCAGTCCCTGGAAGAACTGAAGCCAATCTATGAACAGATTTGCCAGATTAAAGGGGATGTAGAGAGCATTCCTATTATGCTGGTTGGAAATAAAAGTGATGAAAGCCAAAACAGAGAGGTGGACAGCTCGGATGGAGAAGCAATAGCAAAAAAATGGAAATGTGCCTTCATGGAGACATCAGCCAAGATGAACCACAATGTGAAGGAGCTGTTTCAAGAGCTTCTGAACCTTGAGAAACGCAGGACTGTGAGCCTTCAGATAGATGGCAAGAAGAGCAAGCAGCAGAAGAGGAAAGAAAAACTGAAAGGCAAATGTGTTGTCATGTAATGGTCTATTTAGTGCTCCTCtatccttgcagcgctggagatgATAGGGAAACTGCATGCACAACACTTGGCAATGCACTATTTTATTATCTGGAATTAAATGGCACATAATTTTCCAGTTTTACCTCAAGAAATGTTTGAGGTAGAAATGACTAGAAATGACTTGAAAATAATTTAGTGTAAATTTTATCTTGTTCAGTATCACTTAATAGGACTAAATTGTAATTTCCAGCATGCAATTTGCTAGAAATgcataggggggggggattcagattttttttatttatacatagaGACTGAAAACATGAATCTGCATGTGATAATCatgcatatacaaataatatTATTAGGGTTAAAACAACACTAAACTATCCTGTCTATTGCTATAGGCCAGGATTTCTGCTTTCACAGCTTGTACGGTATATTTGAGGTTTACAACCTGAGGAAATATTAAACGCAAATGACTATGTACCTTCCATGCATGATAGACATGTCCACACTACAGCTCAATTCATTTTAGcagattttatataaaaaaaaacaaaaaaacatatatatacataacacatagacagacatgttttatttgtgctttttttttcttactacagATTGCCTTAACCAAATTTCTCTCTTTCCAGTTACTTTTTACAGGGATTAGATCATGTGCTGATGTAAAGCCAGCATTTACACCAATGAATGCAATCCACAGTGATCTGTTCAGAGTGGACGTtcacctgtgaaaatcatgttaCTGTTTTTGTGTCTTGATACTTAGGTCATTTTGCTTTACTTATTTTGTAATGTTCTTGAGGTGAGCAGTcttgagagctgtataaatggttCTGCTGGTTTCTTCTTAGACTCTATCAGTACTGTCAgctgtctaagggtatgttcacactgagaaataggcAACTGGCAAGTATtcagtgaggaattgaagaggaaagttttctgcttgaaattcctcacctattcatctCTAGCAGAATAGAAGCACAATTCGAGTGGAATTCGAGCGGAATACAAGTGGAATTCAAGCGGAatacaagcagaattcaagcagcaTTTGACTTCTAttggattcctctagcggaatccacccaaatGGTGCACGCACACAACGGAATGGCAACGGAGTGCCcgtcgtgcattctgcagctcgcacccacccatgtcatagaccccattctatcaACAAGTGGGGTCCgccctccatccaaagaatgaacatactttggacggacgg includes:
- the DIRAS2 gene encoding GTP-binding protein Di-Ras2; the protein is MPEQSNDYRVVVFGAGGVGKSSLVLRFVKGTFRESYIPTIEDTYRQVISCDKSICTLQITDTTGSHQFPAMQRLSISKGHAFILVYSVTSRQSLEELKPIYEQICQIKGDVESIPIMLVGNKSDESQNREVDSSDGEAIAKKWKCAFMETSAKMNHNVKELFQELLNLEKRRTVSLQIDGKKSKQQKRKEKLKGKCVVM